The following are from one region of the Gryllotalpicola protaetiae genome:
- a CDS encoding NtaA/DmoA family FMN-dependent monooxygenase (This protein belongs to a clade of FMN-dependent monooxygenases, within a broader family of flavin-dependent oxidoreductases, the luciferase-like monooxygenase (LMM) family, some of whose members use coenzyme F420 rather than FMN.), with product MTATDPITGKPIKQVHLAAHFPGVNSTTVWSDPASGSQIDFDSFEHFAATAERGKFDYLFLAEGLRLREHRGHIHDLDVVGRPNTLAILAALAAITQHIGLVGTLSSTFNEPYELARQLQTLDLLSGGRAGWNVVTSSDAFTGANFRRGGFLEYADRYVRSGEFIATARELWDSWADGAVVADKAAGRFLADDALGLVDHHGPQFDVTGYGTLPRSPQGHPVIVQAGDSSDGRDFAARDAEVIFSRHSEFEDGRAFYEDVKSRVEANGRNRDDLKILPAVTFVLGDTAEEAAERSRHITLQQVSPQTAIAFLEQVWGRDLSAYDPDGPLPDVEPELAAASVTRGRVRHDRDVAATAQKWRELAEAENLSIRELVIRVSGRHSFVGTPQHVAEEINRYVQGDASDGFVIVGHLSPTGLDEFTDTVIPELQERGVFRTEYPEGGTLRELLGVRPPVAQHPALVTSSS from the coding sequence ATGACCGCCACCGACCCCATCACCGGCAAGCCGATCAAGCAGGTGCACCTCGCGGCGCACTTCCCCGGCGTGAACTCGACCACCGTGTGGAGCGACCCCGCCTCGGGCAGCCAGATCGACTTCGACTCGTTTGAGCACTTCGCGGCGACGGCCGAGCGCGGGAAGTTCGACTACCTCTTCCTCGCCGAGGGGCTGCGGCTGCGCGAGCACCGCGGGCACATCCACGACCTCGACGTCGTCGGCCGCCCGAACACGCTCGCGATCCTTGCGGCGCTCGCCGCGATCACGCAGCACATCGGCCTCGTCGGCACCCTCAGCTCGACCTTCAACGAGCCGTACGAGCTGGCCCGCCAGTTGCAGACCCTCGACCTGCTCTCGGGTGGCCGGGCAGGCTGGAACGTGGTGACGAGCTCGGACGCGTTCACGGGCGCCAACTTCCGCCGCGGCGGGTTCCTCGAGTACGCGGACCGCTATGTGCGTTCGGGCGAGTTCATCGCCACCGCACGCGAGCTGTGGGATTCCTGGGCAGACGGCGCGGTCGTCGCCGACAAGGCCGCCGGTCGGTTCCTCGCCGACGATGCTCTGGGTCTCGTCGACCACCACGGCCCGCAGTTCGACGTGACCGGCTACGGCACGCTGCCGCGCAGCCCGCAGGGCCACCCGGTGATCGTGCAGGCGGGTGACTCGTCGGACGGCCGGGACTTCGCCGCCCGCGACGCCGAGGTGATCTTCTCGCGGCACTCCGAGTTCGAGGACGGCCGGGCGTTCTACGAGGACGTCAAGAGCCGCGTCGAGGCGAATGGCCGGAACCGGGACGACCTCAAGATCCTGCCTGCCGTCACCTTCGTGCTCGGCGACACCGCCGAGGAAGCGGCTGAGCGCAGCCGCCACATCACGCTGCAGCAGGTCAGCCCGCAGACGGCGATCGCGTTCCTCGAGCAGGTGTGGGGCCGCGACCTCTCCGCCTACGACCCCGACGGGCCGCTGCCTGACGTGGAGCCGGAGCTCGCCGCGGCATCCGTCACCCGCGGCCGCGTGCGGCACGACCGCGACGTCGCGGCCACCGCGCAGAAGTGGCGCGAGCTGGCCGAGGCCGAGAACCTCAGCATCCGCGAGCTCGTGATCAGGGTCTCCGGCAGGCACTCATTCGTCGGCACACCGCAGCACGTCGCTGAGGAGATCAACCGCTACGTGCAGGGCGACGCCTCAGACGGCTTCGTCATCGTCGGACACCTCAGCCCGACCGGCCTCGACGAGTTCACCGACACGGTCATACCCGAGCTGCAGGAGCGCGGCGTGTTCCGCACCGAGTACCCGGAAGGCGGCACTCTGCGCGAGCTGCTGGGCGTCCGGCCGCCGGTCGCGCAGCACCCCGCCCTCGTTACGTCATCTTCGTAA
- a CDS encoding ABC transporter substrate-binding protein, translating to MTSRTSARIAVLVAGAAALAFALAGCSGGSGSGSAAGDSSPAADKPVAGGNLTFAISSELGCIDPQQIGNNDDIAIARQTVASLTTQDPKTGEIKPWLASSWKVNDDASSFTFTLRKGASYSDGTPIDAESVKENFEGIQALGAKATLGSTYLSGLKDVNVIDPQTVQIDFDGPSAQFLQATSTFSLGLVSDASTKLSVADRCAGKFAGSGPFTVKSFTPQSQAVLAKRDGYSWGSSTNAHTGAAYLDSVTFKVVPEASTLTGSLSSGQIDASADVQVTDLPQFDGNGFWVLNRTNPGVVYNLYANAKNPILADQNVRQAISKAIDRDAEAKLLTKWDKPATSVLSSSTPYWTDESSLLTQDVAGAKKLLDDDGWKVGSDGIREKDGQQLSFKLVYWQPSNDELQLVQQELKAIGIDLQLKQTTIADATATNNGTQALSWGNLTRADPDVVRTVFSARATQNNNHRAVEPVDDLLDQQAATTDQKTRQKLVDQATQTLIKEGWSIPVYQLSTTIAASSKVHDLKFEASSRLDFYDAWLSK from the coding sequence GTGACTTCACGCACCAGTGCGCGCATCGCCGTGCTCGTCGCCGGGGCCGCCGCGCTCGCGTTCGCGCTCGCCGGCTGCTCGGGCGGCTCGGGCTCGGGCTCCGCGGCAGGCGATTCCTCGCCCGCGGCCGACAAGCCCGTCGCCGGCGGCAACCTGACCTTCGCGATCTCGAGCGAGCTCGGCTGCATCGACCCCCAGCAGATCGGCAACAACGACGACATCGCCATCGCGCGCCAGACCGTCGCGTCGCTGACCACGCAGGACCCGAAGACCGGCGAGATCAAGCCGTGGCTCGCCTCGTCGTGGAAGGTGAACGACGACGCGTCGAGCTTCACCTTCACGCTGCGCAAGGGTGCGAGCTACTCCGACGGAACGCCGATCGACGCGGAATCCGTCAAGGAGAACTTCGAGGGCATCCAGGCACTCGGCGCCAAGGCGACGCTCGGCTCGACCTACCTGAGCGGCCTCAAGGACGTCAACGTCATCGACCCGCAGACGGTCCAGATCGACTTCGACGGCCCGAGCGCCCAGTTCCTGCAGGCGACGTCGACGTTCAGCCTCGGCCTCGTCTCCGACGCGAGCACGAAGCTCTCGGTCGCCGACCGCTGCGCGGGCAAGTTCGCCGGCTCCGGCCCGTTCACGGTGAAGAGCTTCACCCCGCAGAGCCAGGCCGTGCTCGCGAAGCGCGACGGCTACAGCTGGGGCTCGAGCACGAACGCGCACACCGGCGCGGCCTATCTCGACTCGGTGACCTTCAAGGTGGTGCCAGAGGCCTCGACGCTGACCGGCTCGCTCTCGAGCGGCCAGATCGACGCATCCGCCGATGTGCAGGTCACCGATCTGCCCCAGTTCGACGGCAACGGATTCTGGGTGCTGAACCGCACCAACCCGGGTGTCGTCTACAACCTGTACGCCAACGCCAAGAACCCGATCCTGGCCGACCAGAATGTGCGCCAGGCGATCTCGAAGGCGATCGACCGGGATGCCGAGGCGAAGCTGCTGACCAAGTGGGACAAGCCGGCGACCAGCGTGCTGTCGTCCTCCACCCCCTACTGGACCGACGAGTCGAGCCTGCTCACGCAGGACGTGGCGGGCGCCAAGAAGCTGCTCGACGACGACGGGTGGAAGGTCGGCAGCGACGGCATCCGCGAGAAGGACGGCCAGCAGCTGTCGTTCAAGCTGGTCTACTGGCAGCCCTCGAACGACGAGCTGCAGCTCGTGCAGCAGGAGCTCAAGGCGATCGGCATCGACCTGCAGCTCAAGCAGACGACGATCGCCGACGCGACCGCGACCAACAACGGAACGCAGGCGCTGTCGTGGGGCAACCTGACCCGTGCCGACCCCGACGTGGTGCGCACCGTTTTCTCCGCCCGGGCCACGCAGAACAACAACCACCGGGCCGTCGAGCCGGTCGACGACCTGCTCGACCAGCAGGCGGCGACGACCGACCAGAAGACGCGCCAGAAGCTCGTCGACCAGGCGACGCAGACGCTCATCAAGGAGGGCTGGTCGATCCCCGTCTACCAGCTGTCGACCACGATCGCGGCGTCGAGCAAGGTGCACGACCTGAAGTTCGAGGCATCCAGCCGCCTCGACTTCTACGACGCCTGGCTCAGCAAGTAA
- a CDS encoding ABC transporter permease: protein MLRYLARRLLQGVFVLWAAYTLSFLILFTLPGDAATVAAAGGGDASTVDPKLVEQLRHEYGLDQPLWLQYLHALGKALRGDFGANPQTGQPALHEVTQVLPNTLGLAAAALVLAVVVGFLLAVASTFPRASWLRQALGALPPLGAAVPVFWIGLLLLQWFSFHLRWFPSLGDEGFRSLVLPAVTLAVPTGAYIAQLLSRSLRLTLGRPYIDQVRAKGAGEARVHFAHALRNAVLPTLTMVGVLIGNLLAGTVVTETVFSRTGVGRLVVQAVGDRDLPVVQVVVVFAALVFVVSSLAVDLIYPLIDRRIVLGRAAAIA, encoded by the coding sequence ATGCTCCGTTACCTCGCCAGACGGCTGCTGCAGGGCGTGTTCGTGCTCTGGGCCGCGTACACGCTGTCGTTCCTGATCCTGTTCACCCTCCCCGGCGACGCGGCCACGGTCGCGGCCGCCGGGGGCGGTGACGCCAGCACGGTCGACCCGAAGCTCGTCGAGCAGCTGCGGCACGAATACGGTCTCGACCAGCCGCTCTGGCTGCAATATCTGCACGCGCTCGGCAAGGCGCTGCGCGGCGACTTCGGCGCGAACCCGCAGACCGGCCAGCCGGCGCTGCACGAGGTCACGCAGGTGCTGCCGAACACGCTCGGCCTCGCGGCCGCGGCACTGGTGCTCGCGGTGGTGGTGGGCTTCCTGCTCGCCGTCGCGAGCACCTTCCCGCGCGCGTCGTGGCTGCGGCAGGCGCTCGGCGCCCTGCCGCCGCTCGGCGCCGCGGTGCCCGTCTTCTGGATCGGCCTGCTGCTGCTGCAGTGGTTCTCGTTCCACCTGCGCTGGTTCCCGTCATTGGGGGACGAGGGATTCCGCAGCCTGGTGCTCCCGGCCGTCACCCTCGCGGTGCCGACCGGCGCCTATATCGCACAGCTGCTCTCGCGAAGCCTGCGGCTCACGCTGGGGCGGCCGTACATCGATCAGGTGCGCGCCAAGGGCGCCGGCGAGGCGCGCGTCCACTTCGCCCACGCGCTGCGCAACGCGGTGCTTCCCACGCTGACGATGGTCGGCGTGCTGATCGGCAACCTGCTCGCGGGCACCGTCGTCACCGAGACCGTCTTCTCGCGCACGGGCGTCGGCCGACTCGTCGTGCAGGCCGTCGGCGACCGCGACCTGCCCGTCGTGCAGGTCGTCGTCGTGTTCGCCGCGCTGGTATTCGTCGTCTCGAGCCTCGCCGTCGACCTCATCTACCCGCTCATCGACCGGCGCATCGTCCTGGGTCGCGCCGCCGCGATCGCCTAG
- a CDS encoding ABC transporter permease — MLLNENLADGATPREHSSLGAERATAHRAVAAERSRARFLLAALKRPGLVISVLVIALVILWAFAPGLFTHHDPLVGNVVDRLQAPTATHIFGTDNLGRDLWARVVYGSAQSLAATFLAVVLALVVGSVLGLLAGFLRGWVDDVIMRVMDVVLAIPTVLLSLAIITALGFGIVNVAVAVGFASAASFARVMRSEVITISTALYVEAARASGVRWYTVLRRHVLPNSLGPVLSLSALEFGTAVLAISSLSFLGFGAPPPAPEWGALISEGRNYLATSWWLTTFPGLVIVLVVLSANRISRAFEKNGAGR; from the coding sequence ATCCTGCTCAACGAAAATCTCGCCGATGGAGCTACCCCTCGCGAGCACAGCTCGCTCGGCGCCGAACGCGCGACAGCCCACCGGGCTGTCGCCGCTGAGCGTTCGCGCGCGCGTTTCTTGCTCGCCGCTCTGAAGAGACCCGGTCTCGTCATCTCGGTGCTCGTGATCGCCCTGGTCATCCTTTGGGCGTTCGCGCCTGGCCTGTTCACGCACCACGATCCGCTCGTCGGCAACGTGGTCGACCGCCTGCAGGCGCCGACCGCGACGCACATCTTCGGCACCGACAATCTCGGCCGCGACCTGTGGGCCCGCGTGGTCTACGGCTCGGCGCAGTCGCTCGCCGCCACCTTTCTCGCGGTCGTCCTGGCCCTCGTCGTCGGCTCGGTGCTCGGCCTGCTCGCCGGCTTCCTGCGCGGCTGGGTCGACGACGTCATCATGCGGGTGATGGACGTCGTGCTCGCCATCCCCACCGTGCTGCTCTCGCTCGCGATCATCACGGCGCTCGGCTTCGGCATCGTGAACGTGGCCGTGGCGGTGGGCTTCGCGAGCGCGGCGAGCTTCGCCCGTGTCATGCGCTCCGAGGTCATCACGATCTCGACCGCGCTCTACGTCGAGGCGGCCCGCGCCTCGGGTGTGCGCTGGTACACGGTGCTGCGCAGGCACGTGCTGCCGAACTCGCTCGGGCCCGTGCTGTCCCTCTCTGCGCTCGAGTTCGGCACCGCCGTGCTTGCGATCTCGTCGCTCAGCTTCCTCGGCTTCGGCGCCCCGCCGCCCGCGCCGGAATGGGGCGCGCTCATCTCGGAGGGCCGTAACTACCTCGCCACCTCGTGGTGGCTCACGACGTTCCCAGGCCTAGTCATAGTTCTGGTGGTGCTCTCTGCCAACCGCATCAGCCGCGCATTCGAGAAGAACGGAGCAGGGCGATGA
- a CDS encoding dipeptide ABC transporter ATP-binding protein, with protein sequence MTDAEAALLSVKNLRVAYEAGDRSVEAVRGVDFEVGRGEIVAIVGESGSGKTTTAQAVIHLLDPTARVTADELAFDGTELTKLSRGQWREVRGARIGLIPQDPVVSLDPVKKVGEQVAEALRVHKLAGRRAAAIRAVELLELAGLSQPALRAKQFPHQLSGGMKQRALIASALAPDPELIIADEPTSALDVTVQKQILDHLSSLVRERGTAVLLITHDLAVAADRADRILVMQGGEIVESGSAAQVLGAPRHPYTRALVAAAPALSGGRLQPSAQVRERAQADAAPVRPATTLLAAANLTKDFGSGRDRLRAVNEVSFDIARGETFALVGESGSGKSTTARLVARLETATAGAVALDGHDYTHARGEALRQLRRRLQLVYQNPYASLDPRFTVADAVDEPLRAFGTVREARAKRVAELIDLVALPASFATRRPAELSGGQRQRVAIARALALEPDLVVLDEAVSALDVSVQAQILQLLTDLQAELGLAYLFITHDLAVVRQIADRVGVMQGGRLVETGSATGILESPAVEYTQRLLEAIPGRDFA encoded by the coding sequence ATGACGGATGCTGAGGCGGCGCTGCTTTCCGTCAAGAACCTCCGCGTCGCGTATGAGGCCGGAGACCGCAGCGTCGAGGCCGTGCGCGGCGTCGACTTCGAGGTCGGCCGCGGTGAGATCGTCGCCATCGTCGGCGAGTCCGGCAGTGGCAAGACGACGACCGCGCAAGCCGTCATTCATCTGCTCGACCCGACCGCCCGGGTCACCGCCGACGAGCTCGCCTTCGACGGCACCGAGCTGACGAAGCTCTCCCGCGGGCAGTGGCGCGAGGTGCGCGGCGCGCGCATCGGCCTGATCCCGCAGGATCCGGTGGTCTCGCTCGACCCCGTCAAGAAGGTCGGCGAGCAGGTCGCCGAGGCGCTGCGCGTGCACAAGCTCGCAGGCCGTCGCGCTGCCGCGATACGGGCCGTCGAGCTCCTCGAGCTCGCCGGGCTCTCGCAGCCTGCGCTGCGCGCGAAGCAGTTCCCGCACCAGCTTTCCGGCGGCATGAAGCAGCGCGCGCTCATCGCCTCCGCGCTCGCCCCCGATCCCGAGCTGATCATCGCCGACGAGCCCACCAGCGCCCTCGACGTGACGGTGCAGAAGCAGATCCTCGACCACCTGTCGAGCCTCGTCCGCGAGCGCGGCACCGCGGTGCTCCTCATCACGCACGATCTGGCTGTCGCGGCCGACCGCGCCGACCGCATCCTCGTGATGCAGGGCGGCGAGATCGTCGAGTCGGGCTCGGCGGCCCAGGTGCTGGGCGCGCCCCGGCATCCGTACACCCGTGCCCTGGTCGCCGCGGCGCCCGCGCTGTCGGGTGGTCGGCTTCAGCCCTCTGCGCAGGTGCGCGAGCGAGCGCAGGCGGATGCTGCGCCGGTCCGCCCGGCCACCACGCTGTTGGCCGCCGCGAACCTCACGAAGGACTTCGGCTCCGGCCGCGACAGACTGCGCGCCGTCAACGAGGTGTCGTTCGACATCGCCCGCGGCGAGACCTTCGCGCTCGTGGGCGAGTCCGGCTCCGGCAAGAGCACGACCGCGCGCCTCGTCGCGCGCCTCGAGACGGCCACCGCAGGCGCCGTCGCCCTCGACGGACACGACTACACGCACGCCCGCGGCGAAGCGCTGCGGCAGCTGCGCCGTCGGCTGCAGCTCGTGTACCAGAATCCGTACGCCTCGCTCGACCCGCGCTTCACGGTCGCGGACGCCGTCGACGAGCCGTTGCGCGCGTTCGGCACGGTGCGCGAAGCGCGAGCGAAGCGGGTGGCCGAGCTCATCGACCTCGTCGCGCTGCCGGCGTCGTTCGCGACCCGCCGCCCGGCCGAGCTCTCCGGCGGCCAACGGCAGCGCGTCGCCATCGCCCGCGCGCTCGCCCTCGAGCCCGATCTCGTCGTCCTCGACGAGGCGGTCTCTGCCCTCGACGTGTCGGTGCAGGCGCAGATCCTGCAGCTGCTCACCGATCTGCAGGCCGAGCTCGGTCTCGCCTACCTTTTCATCACGCACGACCTCGCCGTGGTGCGGCAGATCGCCGACCGCGTCGGCGTGATGCAGGGCGGCCGCCTCGTCGAGACAGGGTCGGCAACCGGCATCCTCGAATCGCCCGCCGTGGAGTACACGCAACGGCTGCTCGAGGCGATCCCGGGCCGCGACTTCGCCTGA
- a CDS encoding LLM class flavin-dependent oxidoreductase, producing the protein MKVIGLDIIPNTPDASGRVPTPAERLTQTVENAILFEELGFDGFAVGERHHPPFLSSAPPVVLSHLAALTRRIRLFTGVTLLSVLDPVRVAEDYATVDNLSGGRLELIIGKGNGPEQAELFGIGRLDAWDTIRENYLLLRKIWSEQKVTWDAPAGVPSIRTAPLRDAEIWPRPLQRKIRIWHGSASAERSVELAAEHGDPIFSANGFNPLEHYGRLIDHYRAKWAEFGRDPQDALVGAGHIALVVRPNSQDAREAFRPSYEKLAASLRENGSHQLPGTFTLYEDYDDYLAQSSALVGSPQEVLDKIHRYQQAFGNTVIHISGHGGELGQESLRESLELFASDVLPELRVSVPDPDWPEPVVAVARTPARESIALS; encoded by the coding sequence GTGAAGGTCATCGGCCTCGACATCATCCCGAACACGCCCGATGCCTCCGGCCGCGTCCCGACGCCCGCAGAGCGCCTCACCCAGACCGTCGAGAACGCGATCCTCTTCGAAGAGCTCGGCTTCGACGGCTTCGCGGTCGGCGAGCGGCATCACCCGCCGTTCCTGTCGAGCGCCCCGCCGGTGGTGCTCTCGCACCTCGCGGCGCTCACCCGGCGCATCCGTCTCTTCACCGGCGTCACGCTGCTCTCGGTGCTCGACCCGGTGCGCGTCGCCGAGGACTACGCGACCGTCGACAACCTGTCGGGCGGCCGCCTCGAGCTGATCATCGGCAAGGGCAACGGGCCCGAGCAGGCTGAGCTGTTCGGCATCGGCCGGCTCGACGCGTGGGACACCATCCGTGAGAACTACCTGCTGCTGCGCAAGATCTGGAGCGAGCAGAAGGTGACATGGGATGCCCCGGCCGGCGTGCCCAGCATCAGGACCGCGCCCCTGCGCGACGCGGAGATCTGGCCGAGGCCGCTGCAGCGGAAGATCCGCATCTGGCACGGCTCGGCCTCGGCCGAGCGCTCGGTCGAGCTCGCCGCCGAGCACGGCGACCCGATCTTCTCGGCGAACGGCTTCAACCCGCTCGAGCACTACGGTCGCCTGATCGACCACTACCGCGCGAAGTGGGCCGAGTTCGGCCGGGACCCGCAGGACGCGCTCGTCGGCGCGGGCCACATCGCGCTCGTCGTGCGGCCGAACTCGCAGGACGCGCGCGAGGCGTTCCGCCCCTCGTACGAGAAGCTGGCCGCGTCGCTGCGCGAGAACGGCAGTCACCAGCTGCCGGGAACCTTCACGCTCTACGAGGACTACGACGACTACCTCGCCCAGAGCTCGGCGCTCGTCGGCAGCCCGCAGGAGGTGCTCGACAAGATCCACCGTTACCAGCAGGCGTTCGGCAACACCGTCATCCACATCAGCGGCCACGGGGGCGAGCTGGGGCAGGAATCCCTGCGCGAGAGTCTCGAGCTGTTCGCCTCCGACGTGCTGCCGGAACTGCGCGTCTCGGTC